The Eggerthella guodeyinii sequence CTTTGACATGGTGCGCGGTTCCGCCGTGAATCTTGTGCAATTGTTCAAGATGAAAAAAATCCTTACGAAAGCGCTTTCGTTTCGCTAGAATCGAAGGTGCTGCGACGCGCTCTGGCGCGGACGCGGCGTGTCTCGTTTCCCCGAAAGGCGCGTTCTGCGCTGGTAGGTTCGATGGGGCCATTCAAGACAACCGAAGATGAAAGGACGTTTCCTGTATGCAAGGGAAATCTCTCGTGCTGCTGCTATCCGTTTTGTACGGCAGCGCATTCCTCGCGGGGTTCAACGAGAACCTCGTCAACATGGCGCTCGTGTCCATCATGGCGGACTACGGCGTGGATTCCGTGACGGCCCAATGGCTGGTCACCGGCTACATGATCGTGGCCACCGTCGTGGTGACGTGCATGGCGTTCCTCTACCGGCGCTTTCATGTGCGCACGCTGTTCTTCAGCGCGGCCGCGTTGAGCATCGTCGGGTCGGCGATGGGCCTCGTGGCTGGCAGCTTCGAGATGCTGCTGGTCGCGCGTCTCGTGCAGGCCGTGGGTACGGGCATCTTCATCCCGCTCATGATGAACACCATCCTCGTGGTCACGCCGAAGAACAAGCTGGGATCGTACCTGTCCGTCGGCGGCTGCATGATCACGTTCGGGCCCGCGTTCGCCCCGGTGGTGTGCGGTGCGCTGGTCACCATGTTCGGCTGGCACAGCATTTTCATCGTGCCTATCGTGGCGATGGCCGTGCTGGCCGTGCTCGGCTTCTTCTACGTGAAGAACCTCGAAACGAGCGAGGCGCATCTTGACACGGCGTCGGTGGTGCTGTCCGCCGTGGTGCTGACGGCGTTGTCGTACGGCCTGACGCAGCTGACGACGAACGGCGTGATGGCCGCCGCGACGCTGGCGCTGGCGGCGGCTGCGGCGGCGGTGTTCGTCGTGCGCCAGCTGCGGTGCGCGCATCCGCTGATCGATCTGGCGCCGATGAAGAACCGCTCGTTCTGGCCGGCGCTCATCCTGGTGACCATCGCCATGATGAGCATGTTCTCGATGAGCGTGCTGCTGCCGTTGTACTTCGAGGGCGCGGCGGGCATGACCGCGTTCGCGGCCGGCCTCGTGATCCTCGTGCCCGTGCTGGCGAATGCGGGCTCGACGCTGCTGGGCGGCCGCATCATGGACAAGCGCGGCGAGTGGCCCCTGCTGCCGCTGGGCTTCGGCGGCGTCGCCGTCGGGTTCATCGCGCTTGTGGTGGTTGCGCCGCAGCTGTCCGTGCCCGCGGTGTTCGTGGCCATGCTGGTGATGTACGTGGCGGTGGGCTTCATCTTCTCGCCCTCGCAGACGGCGGGCCTGCGGGCGTTGCCCCCGCAGCAGAACCCGTTCGGCGTGGCGCTCATGACCACGTTCGTGCAGATCGCCGCCTGCATCGGGCCGTCCCTGTACATCGGCATCATGTCGTCGGGGCAGGCGAGCGCTGCGGCCGGCGGCGCGAGCAGCGCTCAGGCGACGGCCGACGGGTTCGCCCTCGCGATGGTGGTTGCCGCGGTCATCGGCGTTGCCGGGTTCGTGCTGGCGCTCGTGTACGCTCGCGCGGCTCGGCGACGGGCGTCCGAGCAGGCCGTGGAGCGCGCGACCTCCCCGCAGTCGTTGCTCGCGTCCATCATGGAGGCCGACCCCTACACGCTGCCGGCGGCCACGCCGGTGCGCGAGGTGATGCGCGCGTTCGTCGACCTCAAAGTGGGAGGCTTGCCGCTGGTGGACG is a genomic window containing:
- a CDS encoding MFS transporter produces the protein MQGKSLVLLLSVLYGSAFLAGFNENLVNMALVSIMADYGVDSVTAQWLVTGYMIVATVVVTCMAFLYRRFHVRTLFFSAAALSIVGSAMGLVAGSFEMLLVARLVQAVGTGIFIPLMMNTILVVTPKNKLGSYLSVGGCMITFGPAFAPVVCGALVTMFGWHSIFIVPIVAMAVLAVLGFFYVKNLETSEAHLDTASVVLSAVVLTALSYGLTQLTTNGVMAAATLALAAAAAAVFVVRQLRCAHPLIDLAPMKNRSFWPALILVTIAMMSMFSMSVLLPLYFEGAAGMTAFAAGLVILVPVLANAGSTLLGGRIMDKRGEWPLLPLGFGGVAVGFIALVVVAPQLSVPAVFVAMLVMYVAVGFIFSPSQTAGLRALPPQQNPFGVALMTTFVQIAACIGPSLYIGIMSSGQASAAAGGASSAQATADGFALAMVVAAVIGVAGFVLALVYARAARRRASEQAVERATSPQSLLASIMEADPYTLPAATPVREVMRAFVDLKVGGLPLVDEQGRPAGFVSDGDVMRYLADKHPLITGSYSLVEAANNQTFDERLRELIELPVSVIASDKLVSIDAGSSLEEVCSLLATRRLKKVPVVRDGAIVGTVNRSDVLRYAMDTCLQGV